In Myotis daubentonii chromosome 10, mMyoDau2.1, whole genome shotgun sequence, one genomic interval encodes:
- the LOC132211312 gene encoding GTPase IMAP family member 5-like has protein sequence MLSVHMMCGKCGNETSGQKLQGFALNCSVEDNQFASSSSLRLILVGQSGCGKSATGNSILCQPMLESRLGAQAMARTCQLATGMCYGRNILVVDMPSTIDPRPRTRDVQVYRDCYLLSAPGPHVLLLVTQLERFTALDTLAVSRVKEVFGAGAMRHVGVLFTHKKDIGDMFLDEYVVNTDNHSLQILVQECGKRYCGLNNQATGEEQREQLQKLMAVVEKLERDNQGNFSTYELFLDAQVLGGRGGGTTP, from the exons ATGCTCTCCGTGCACATGATGTGTGGGAAATGTGGAAATGAAACTTCAGGTCAGAAGTTGCAGGGTTTTGCACTGAATT GCAGTGTAGAAGATAACCAGTTTGCATCATCTTCCTCACTGAGGCTCATCCTGGTGGGCCAATCTGGTTGTGGAAAAAGTGCCACTGGGAACAGCATACTCTGTCAACCTATGTTGGAGTccaggctgggggcccaggccatGGCCAGGACGTGCCAGTTGGCCACAGGCATGTGTTATGGAAGGAACATCCTAGTAGTTGACATGCCCTCCACCATTGACCCAAGACCCAGGACCAGAGATGTACAAGTTTATCGGGACTGCTACCTACTCTCAGCCCCAGGGCCCCATGTGCTTCTGCTGGTGACACAGCTGGAACGCTTCACTGCCCTGGACACATTGGCAGTGAGTCGGGTGAAGGAGGTCTTTGGGGCAGGAGCCATGAGACACGTGGGGGTCCTCTTCACCCACAAGAAGGACATAGGGGACATGTTCTTGGATGAGTATGTAGTCAACACAGACAACCACAGCCTGCAGATCCTGGTTCAGGAGTGTGGGAAGAGGTACTGTGGCCTCAACAACCAGGCCactggggaggagcagagggagcagctgcAGAAACTGATGGCTGTGGTTGAGAAATTGGAGAGGGATAACCAGGGTAACTTCTCCACATATGAACTCTTCCTCGATGCACAGGTGctcggggggcgagggggagggacAACACCCTAG